TAATGTCGTCTAAGGGCTAGTACGATTGATAGCAAAATAGGAAAAGCATGGAATGAGTCAACCTGACCCCATAGTGTGGAATTAGATAAAACAGCAGGGTTAAAGAAATATACAACTGCGGCTATAATTGCGAGCCTTGTGTTAGCTATTGGCCTTAAAACAATAAAGATCAAAATCGAGATCCCTAAGTCAGCAAGATTAGCAGGGAGTTTAAAAAGAACATACTCAGAAAGCCAAGGAGCCCAAGAACTAAGCTCTGTCATAAACCATAGAACATAGAGATAACCGGGCATATAGTCACACCAGTAGTTATCATAGAAATTTGTAAAACCTACTTTTTCTAGACCCAGTCCCCAGCCAATCCATGTGCGGAAGTCTCCCTCATATGCCACCAAAGTGCCAAGATAAATCCTTAACAATAAACCAAGAAAAAGTATTATTGATAACCAAAGGTATGGATTTTTGGATTGATTAGATCTATTATCAGCGGCGAAGTTCATCTCTAAGCTTCCATGACTCTTTGAACATTCTTAGAATTACACTTAAATTTGCTCCGGACTGAGTTCCATACTGTCTTGGGAAATGTCTGACAGGCACTTCTTCAAATACAAAACCATTTCTTTTCAACTTGAGTAAAAACTCGGCGCTAAAAAGGGCTCCTCCAGATTTAATAGGAGCTATGTCACGGTAGGCTTTTGTCGGAAAGACTTTAAAAGCACAGTCCATATCTTTTACATTTAGACCAAACATTAAATGTATATACTGTGCATACATCCATGCGTTTAATGATCTGATCGGAGAATCCGCTCTGTCCTCTCTGAAACCAATGACAACTTTTTGCGGGTCAACTAACGGAAGCAGTCTGTCTAAATCCACGATATCAAACTGCCCATCACTGTCCATGA
This window of the Thermodesulfobacteriota bacterium genome carries:
- a CDS encoding glycosyltransferase family 2 protein, whose translation is MQNISLSAVLPAHNEAENIKNTVESCTQYLEKNVSSYEVIVVNDGSQDNTKEIVEELCSQNSNVVLVNHEVNKGYGSALRSGFDEAKCDFIFFMDSDGQFDIVDLDRLLPLVDPQKVVIGFREDRADSPIRSLNAWMYAQYIHLMFGLNVKDMDCAFKVFPTKAYRDIAPIKSGGALFSAEFLLKLKRNGFVFEEVPVRHFPRQYGTQSGANLSVILRMFKESWKLRDELRR